The Coffea eugenioides isolate CCC68of chromosome 8, Ceug_1.0, whole genome shotgun sequence genome has a segment encoding these proteins:
- the LOC113780572 gene encoding viridiflorene synthase-like: protein MASTQASFHSNSLQETVRPLAAFPENIWSDRIAPFTPDKEEHEMYEREIEMLKAEVNSTLLATGKTMMERFDFIDKIERLGVPHHFDIEIENQLQEFFNVYTNFGEYSAYDLSSAALQFRLFRQHGFNVSCGIFDQFTDAEGKFKESLCYDTRGLLSLYEASHVRTHGDEILEEALAFTTTHLTSGGPHLDSTPAKQVKYALEQPLHKGIPRYEAWRYISIYEEDESHNKVLLRLAKLDYHLLQMSYKEDLCEITRWGKELESVSKFPYARSRFVECYFWAVGALYEPQYSLARMTFAKAGAVITMIDDIYDAYGTLDELQILTDSVER, encoded by the exons ATGGCGTCAACTCAAGCTTCTTTCCACTCAAACAGCCTACAAGAGACCGTCCGCCCGTTAGCAGCCTTTCCGGAAAACATTTGGTCTGATCGTATCGCTCCGTTTACTCCCGATAAGGAG GAACATGAAATGTATGAAAGAGAGATTGAAATGTTGAAGGCAGAAGTGAATAGCACGCTTTTGGCAACCGGAAAGACCATGATGGAGAGATTCGACTTTATAGACAAAATAGAACGACTTGGTGTCCCGCATCACTTTGATATCGAGATTGAAAACCAACTACAAGAATTCTTTAATGTGTATACCAACTTTGGGGAGTATTCAGCTTATGATTTATCTAGTGCAGCGCTTCAATTCCGACTTTTTAGACAGCATGGTTTCAATGTCTCTTGTG GCATCTTTGACCAATTCACTGATGCTGAGGGTAAGTTCAAGGAATCCTTATGCTATGACACAAGGGGTTTGTTGAGTCTATATGAAGCTAGTCATGTTAGAACACATGGAGACGAAATTTTAGAAGAAGCTCTTGCTTTCACAACCACTCATCTGACGTCTGGAGGACCCCATTTGGATTCTACTCCTGCAAAACAAGTGAAATATGCCCTTGAGCAGCCGTTGCATAAGGGCATCCCTAGATACGAGGCCTGGCGTTACATCTCCATCTATGAGGAAGATGAATCTCACAATAAAGTATTGCTGAGGCTAGCCAAGTTGGATTACCACTTGTTGCAGATGTCATATAAAGAAGACCTTTGTGAGATAACAAG GTGGGGAAAGGAATTGGAGAGTGTATCGAAATTTCCATATGCAAGGAGCAGATTTGTGGAATGCTACTTCTGGGCTGTTGGAGCCTTGTATGAACCTCAGTACTCTCTTGCTCGAATGACTTTTGCAAAAGCAGGAGCCGTTATTACAATGATTGATGACATCTATGATGCTTATGGCACTCTTGATGAACTTCAAATTCTTACAGACTCTGTGGAGAGGTAG